Within the uncultured Fibrobacter sp. genome, the region TGCAGGAAACAAGAAAGAATACAAGGACGGCCTTACCGTCGCAGAACTGATTGAAGCCGAGAAGATTGACAACCCGCTTTACGTGACGGTTTCGGTGAACGAGGAGTTTGTTGAGGGTGGAACGTTCGACAAGGCCGTGCTCAAGGATGGCGACAGCGTCGAGTTCCTCTACTTCATGGGAGGCGGCTGCTAATGGCTTTTACTAACGAACAGCTGGAGCGCTATTCGCGCCACATCATCTTGAAAGAGGTGGGCGCGAAGGGCCAGAAGAAGCTCCTGAATGCGAAGGTACTCGTGATTGGTGCGGGCGGCCTCGGAGCGCCTGTAGCCATGTACCTTGCTGCAGCAGGCGTGGGCACCATCGGCATTGTCGATGCCGACGTGGTCGATCTTTCCAATTTGCAGCGCCAGATTATCCACGCCACACAGGATGTGGGCAAGCCCAAGGTGCAGTCCGCGAAAGAGACGATGGAAGCGATGAACCCCGACGTGAAAGTGGTTACGTACCACACTTTCGTGACGAGCGAGAACATCCTCGACCTCATCAAGGACTACGACTTCGTCATCGACGGCACGGACAATTTCCCGGCGAAGTTCCTCATTAACGATGCCTGCGTGATGGCGAAGAAACCGTTCTCCCATGCGGGCATCATCCGTTTTCAGGGACAGCTCATGACGTATGTTCCGGGCCAGGGCCCCTGCTACCGCTGTGTGTTCAAGGAACCGCCTCCGAAAGATGCCGTGCCTACCTGCAAGCAGGCGGGCGTGATTGGCGCTATGGGCGGCGTTATCGGTAGCTTGCAGGCGATGGAAGCCGTCAAGTACATTCTCGGCGTGGGTAATCTGCTCACGGGTTACCTGCTCACCTACAATGCGCTTACGATGGAATTCCGCAAGGTAAAGCTCCCGACGCATACCGAAGACTGCGCCGTGTGCGGCACGCACCCGACCATCACCCAGCTCATCGACTACGAGCAGGCCGTTTGCGACTTGAAGCATTAGAAAGTGGTTAGTATGCAGTGGTTAGTAAGCAGGAATAAATTTAGTGGTTAGTAAACAGTATGCAGTAAACAGGAATGCAAAAAGAAACGTTCTTGTCGCAATCCTAACCACTAACCACCAACCACTAATCACCTGAAGCGCCCACACCTCATTCCTAGAGGTTTTCAATGAT harbors:
- the thiS gene encoding sulfur carrier protein ThiS — protein: MIITVAGNKKEYKDGLTVAELIEAEKIDNPLYVTVSVNEEFVEGGTFDKAVLKDGDSVEFLYFMGGGC
- the thiF gene encoding thiazole biosynthesis adenylyltransferase ThiF: MAFTNEQLERYSRHIILKEVGAKGQKKLLNAKVLVIGAGGLGAPVAMYLAAAGVGTIGIVDADVVDLSNLQRQIIHATQDVGKPKVQSAKETMEAMNPDVKVVTYHTFVTSENILDLIKDYDFVIDGTDNFPAKFLINDACVMAKKPFSHAGIIRFQGQLMTYVPGQGPCYRCVFKEPPPKDAVPTCKQAGVIGAMGGVIGSLQAMEAVKYILGVGNLLTGYLLTYNALTMEFRKVKLPTHTEDCAVCGTHPTITQLIDYEQAVCDLKH